The DNA window TCGCGCGGCGGGGCGGGAGAAGCCCAGCAGACGGGCGAAGAGGACGAGGTTCTGCGTCGCGGTGAGATCCTCGTCGACCGAGGCATACTGCCCGGTGACGCCGACGAGGGAGCGGACGGCGACGGGCTCGCGTACGACGTCGTGGCCGAAGACCGTCGCAGTGCCGGCATCGGGGCGCAGCAGGGTGGCGAGCATGCTCACCGTGGTGGTCTTCCCGGCTCCGTTGGGGCCGAGCACGCCGTACACCGAACCGGTGGGTACAGACAGGTCCACACCGTTGACGGCGCGGGTCGAACCGAAGTGTTTGACCAGACCGTGCGCCTCGATCGCCAGGTCGGTACTCGTGATTGTTGTCATGCCACACACTGTGGACCGAGGTCCTGTCGTGGCGCTTGCACGCGCTTACATGCGCTGTCGCAGGTAGGGGGTCAGGCGGCGGATGCCGGACTGTGTGATCCGGACGGACGGTGCGGCAGGTCGGTGGCGTACCGGATCACGGCGGCGACGGGACCGAGGCGCTGTTCGGTGATGGCGATGGCCCCGCCGAGCTGGGCCGGGTCGTCGACGTCGGCGACGAGGGCGACGGTGTAGCCGTTGTTGCCGAGCATGAACGGCACCACGGCGGTGTAGTGGTTGCTGACGACGGCGAGCGGGACGTTCGCTTCGAACAGGGTGCGTGCGTGATCGGCGACAACGGCGTCGTCGTCGAGCACCACCAGGGTCACTTCGGGTTGGGGATGTCGGATTCTTCTCATGTCTCGATGATGAATCCGCTGGTTGGAGACGGTCTTGGGGGATCCTGTGGATCGTCTGTGGGTGAGGCGCCCGATCGCGCCTACGGTCATCGCATGGGAGGAACTCGGGGACGGCGTCATCCATCGTCCGAGCCGGCCTGGCGGCCCGGCAACATCGCACGGATTCGGCAGGGGCTCGTCGCGGGCGCCACTGCGATCCTGCGGCAGTTCGACGACCTGCACGACGAGCTCGACGCAGAGATCGAGGTGCTGACCGAGTCCGGTGATGAACACGAACGTGGACGGTGCCGGACTGCGCAGATCGGACTCGCCCGGGCGCGCGACTACATGGAGATCGCGACCGACACACTCATCAGGGAGACACCGCTGTGGGTGCCTGATCGAGCGATCGAGGTCGCCAGGCATTCGGCGTCCACAGACGGCGGGGCCGCGGGCCTGGACAGCCTGGAGGTCTGCGGATGGATGCTGTTCGAGAACACGTCCGCTACCTACCGGCGGGAGCCGTCGCCCGTCGAGTCCGACCCGCCGCCGGTTCCGGTTGACGGGGTGCTCTGGTGGTCGACGCGAGCGTTGGACGTTCCGTTGGATCCGGACATGCTCGTGTTCCACATCTTGTCCCGCGATAGTCGAATCCGACAGCAGCAACCAAAGAAGTGGCGCAAGGCACCTATCGTGGAGGCGGCCGCGTTCCCGGTGACGGTCGGACACGGTGCGCCAGCAGGGGGAGTCGAGGTGGTGTCGTTGATCGCCGGCATCGGTGCGGCGCTCGAGACCGGCGCGCTCAGTTCACTGCGTCAGCCACCACAGGGGGGTGTCAGATGGTCTGTGTAAGTCCAGTGCTCATCAGAGAGAGGAAGATCTATGAGCATGGCGTTAGACGACAAGCAGCAGGGCCACGACGATCATCAGTTGCCTGAGCTGGCCGAGCCACGTTCGACTGCGGAGGTGGCCGAGGCGTTGGCGGCTTCGGGCATGGTCGATGAGTTGTTGGCCCAGATCGATACCGGGCAGGTTCAGATCACCGGGGACGGTGGCCTAATTCCGGGTCTGATCAAACTCGCCCTCGAACGTGGGCTGAAAGCCGAACTGACCGATCACCTCGGCTATGACAAGGGCGACCCGGCCGGTCGGGAACTGCCGAATGCCCGCAACGGGTCGACCCCGAAAACGGTCGCCTCCGAAGCCGGTCCGGTCGAGCTGAACGTCCCTCGTGACCGTGACGGCACGTTCACCCCACGTCTGGTCCCCAAGGGGTCGCGCCGGCTCGGTGGCCTCGATGACATCATCATCTCGCTCTATGCCGGCGGCATGACGTTGCGCGATATCCAACACCACCTCGCATCCACAATCGGCACCGATCTGTCCCACGAGACGATCTCCAAGATCTGCGACGAGGTCCTCGACGCGGTCGACGAATGGCAGAACCGGCCGCTGGAGGCGCTGTACCCCGTCATCTATCTCGACGCGTTGGTGGTGAAGGTCAAAGACGGCGCCCACGTCCGAAACAAACACGCCCACATAGCGATTGGCGTCGACATGGCCGGTATCAAGCATGTGTTGGGGATCTGGATACAGGCCGAAGAGGGCGCGAGGTTCTGGGCCGGGGTGTGCGCGAATCTGGCCAACCGCGGCGTCAAAGACGTGCTGGTCGTGTGCTGTGACGGGCTCACCGGATTCCCCGAGGCGATCGAGGCGACCTGGCCGCTGGCCACCGTGCAGACGTGTGTGGTGCATCTGATCCGCAACGCGATGCGGTTCGTCAACTACAAAGACCGCAAGGAGGTGGCCCGGGCGATCAAACCGATCTACACAGCCCCGGATGTCGAGGTCGCCCGCCTCGAGTGGGAGGCCTTCCGCGACTCGGAGTTGGGTGTCAAATACCCCAGTGCAGCACAGGCTTTCGACCGGGCGTGGGACCGTTTCATCCCCTTCTTGGCGTTCCCACCCGAACTGCGCAAGGTCATTTACACCACGAACTCGATCGAGTCGCTGAACTATCAATTACGTAAGGTCATCAAGAACCGCGGCCATTTCCCGAATGACGTCGCGGTCCGCAAGCTGCTGTGGCTGGCGATCTGCGACATCGAGGACAAACGCGCCCGGCAACGCGAGAAGGAACGCGGCAAGCCCGCCGCCACCCGCAAAGCCCCCGGACGACTCGTCGAGGGACAGGTCGTGACGAACTGGAAACAGGCCCTCGGCCAACTCGCCCTGGCCTACCCCGACCGCATCGAACCCCACCTCACCTAGACCGCAACAGCAAGCACACAAAAATCAGGAGTCACGTTCTTACACAAACATCTTGACAAGCTCCACCACAGCCATCGGGATTCGCTCTTGCTCTAGTCGAACCGACGGACCGAACGCGTCTTCCACCAGATCGCGATACACCGACGCCTCGTCGTCGGTGAGGTTCGGGAGCCGACGGTCCACCGGCGCGGGTTCGGTGACCCAGCGTTCCCGGTGCGCGAGCAGCGTCACGCGATCCATCAGGATCGAGCGGGCGTGCGGCACGGTGACGCGGACGCGGTCGAGGATCGCGAACCCGTGGGTGTCGAGGTCACCCCAGTACAGGACCTCACGTTCGCGCAGCCACCGCAGTGAACCGATGACTGATGCGGCGTAGCCGCCGCCGAAGATCAGGGCCGATCGGGGTGTCGCGGGGAACGACAGATAGGTGGCGAGGTTCTCCACGACGATGACCTTCTCGACGTCGATAGGGGAACGCGCCAGGTCGTCGGCACGGACTTCGATGTCGTCGAAACCCGGTGTCGGGGTGCGGCATTGCTGATCGAGCAGGCGGAAACGAACCCGCAGGTGCCCGGTGGCGAAACCGAAGCGGCCGGCGATAGACTTCGCGGACGGCGTTACGAGATCCGGCTCGACGACGAGTGCACCGAGTTCGAGCAGGATGCGCTGGTGGGTTTCGATGAACTTGGTGTCGACGCCAGGTTCGTCGATCTCCCGCAGGCGCCGGCCACTTCCGGCGTTGGTGGCGAGCCAGCGCAGCGCGGCCACGATTGACGGCCAGTCGTCGTGGTGGGCGAGTGCGCGTCCGGGTTTGGTTGCGACCCAGTCCCGTACCTTCGATTGATCGGACACCGCGGCCAGCATCTCATCATGTCGGCTGATCTGGGCCGTGGTTCCGAGGAGCCGGGCGAGATGGTCGATGGTCTCGATGATCACGCGGTCAGGCAGCGTCGTCACCCCGAACTTCTTGCCGCCCACGCTTTTCATGGTCACGCGTAGGTGTGGTGAGCGGGCGGTGTCATGCCAGGCGCGAGCCCACGCGGCGACCTCGTCGTAGCGTTCACCGAGCTCACCTGGCCGTGGGCCGCGGATGGCCATGTCGATGGGGGTGAACGGTTCGCCGAGGGCACGGGCACGAAGGTAGTCGCCCCGGTCCCACCGTCGACGGAGTCGCGTGAGTACGTCGGTCGGCGCTGTCCAGGCCGGCCCGGTGGCAGACGTCATCACCTCAGCCGGTGCCGGATTCGTCGACCATGCTGATCATGTCGCGCACCCGTTTGCGCTCCCGGTACTCCTCGATGGACAGACATTGGAGTTGTGATTGTGCGCCGGAACGATTTTCGACGTAACCGACCGCCGACACGAACGGCTCGATGGTGTAGATCTTGGTCAACGGCGTCACGATCAGTAACTGCAGTCCGAGTCGTTTGAACAGCGAGAGGGCGTACCGGGCGGATTCGTCAGAACCACGGCCGAAGGCCTCGTCGATGACGACGAACCGGAAGTCGCGGGAGGTGTGCACACCCCATTTCAGATCGAACTGATAAGCCAGTGACGCGGCGAGAATGGTGTAGGCGAGCTTCTCCTTCTGTCCGCCGGATTTGCCGTCGGAGTCGGTGTAGTTCTCGAACTCGGTGTCGTCGGCGACGGTGCGTTCCGACGCCGCGAACGTCACCCAGTTGCGGACGTCGGTGACGAAGGCGGTCCATTTGCGGTCGATGTCGGTGTAGCCCTCACGCCCGCGGAACCGTTCCACCAGCGACTTGACCAGGAGGAACTTCTCTTCGGCGTAGTGATCGTCGGCGTCGGCGTCGAAGGAACCGTCGCTGCAGCGACGCAGCTCGTCGCGGAACTCGCGGATCTCGGCGTTGGGTGAGAGGGTGGCCTCGAGTCGGATGTAACGGCCCGGGTTGTATTCGATGCCGGCGAGGGAGTCGTTGATGGTGTCGATCTTGTCGTGGATCTGCTGGACCTTCTTGCCGAGCTGGGCGGAGAAGATCGCGATGTCGCGGATCGCGTTGGTGTTCAGGTAGTTCTTGAACTCGGCTTCGAACCGCGGTAGATCGTCGTCGGCGAGACGCTGTTGCAGCGACCGGAATTCGCCGGCGGCCGCGATGTCGGCATCCATCTCGGTGGTCAGCACCGGATGGTTGCGTTTGAACACCGACATCTGGTTGACCACCCGCGTGGCCAGATTCGACGCCCGACCTTGATGTTGTTCGGCCTCGGACGTCAGCTTCGACGACAATGTGGATTCGATGGCGGCGCAGTTCTGCAGGGAGAGTGTGGTTGTCGGGTCCAAGCCGGCGTCGATGCCAGCGAAATGCACGGTCGCGTCGGCGAACCCATCATCCGCGAGAATCGCGGCGGCCGCGGTGCGTGCGTCGACGGCGTCGTCACGTGCGACGGTGAGACGGGCGATCGTGTCGCGCAATTCGTCACGGCGGACGCCGGATTCGTCGATGTGTGTGACAGTGCGCTCGATCTCGGCGGTGACCCGCGCCAGCTCGTGTGAGGATTGTTCGAGTTCGGCCTTTCGCCTCTGCAGATCGGCGACCCGGGTCGCGACCGACATCCAGTCCACCATGTCGAAGGACGTGAAGACGGTCAGCTTGTCCAGCGCCGCGCGTCGACGTTGCAGCACACCGAGCCGGCGGGTGTGTTCGTCGATCTGGCCGTCGATCCGGTTGAGGTCGTTCTGGATTCGCTGTCCCTCGGCCAGCAGCGCAGCGATCTTCTGTTCGTTACGCCAGCCGAGGACGTAATTGCGTCGATCGTCGACGCGATGCGAGTCGTCCTTCTCGTGACGCCCACCGCCGGAACGGATCTGGCCGGCCGTGGTGACCGCGAACTCCTCCCGACGGAACTCGTCCAAGGTCTCAGCGCAGACGTGCCGGGCGCGTTCGTAGAGCTTGCGTTCGAGCCAGTCGTAGAACGGGCCGTCCTTGATATCGAGTTTGTGGGCGAGCGCGGGAGGCGGTGGCGTGGTCACCCCTTGCATCGACGTCCGGGGCGGCACCTTGAAGTAGACGACGCGGCCACCGAGATGATTGTCGTTGATCCACTGCGAGACGGGGTCGTAGCAGTCACCCGACACCAGCAGCGAGAGACCGAAACCGCGCAGTACACGTTCGGCCGCACCTTCCCAACGGGTTTCGTCGTCGCGGATGCCGATCAGCTCACCCACGAAGGGCAGGTCCTCGGCGGCGATGCCGGTGCCTTCGCAAATCATTTGCCGGATGCGGAGATTGCGGTCGGGGATGTTGGAGGTGCGGCCGCGGAGACTGGCGATTTCCTCGGCGAGCTTGCGGCCGTCGACGTCGAGCTGCCGGCGGTCGACCGACAGCTCGGTGACCGCGTTGCGGCGCTCGGTGACCTCGGTGTCGAGTTCGGTTGTGAGGCCCTCGATGTCGCGGACACGCTGATCGAACTGGGCACGGTCGGTGACGGTCGGCAGGTCGGCGTCGGTGAGGAAGCCGCTGAACCGGTCGTATTGGCGTTGTCGTTCGTCACGCTGCTGCCCGGCTTCGGTGATCCGCTGCTCGAGGGTGGCGATCTCGTTGCCGCCGAGTCCCGCCTGCTCCAATCGGAGTTCGTCGAGGCGGGTGCGCAACACGGTAAGCGACGCATCAACCTCGTCGAGGTCGGAGTGCGCGGCACCCAATGCCGCCTCGTGGCCGGAGATCTCGGCTTCGAGCAATGATTCGCGTCGTTGCGCGAAGTAGAAACGCAATGCGTCACGGCGCGAACGTAATTCGTCGACCTTCGCGGTGTGTTCGGCGTATCGATCGTGGTCGGCGAGCAGGGGTTCGAGCTCGGCGAGCTGGGTGCGGGCCAGCACCACCGCATCGTGCGCGGCCGTCAGATCCTGGAAGTGGGTGACGAGCGTGTCGACCCACGAGCTGGAGTCAAAGGACTCCAGCATGTGCTCGCGCACAAAGCTGTTGAGGTTGCCGACGGCTTTCATCGACACCGTCTGATGGAATAGTTCCATCGCCTGCTCGGATTTGATGGCCAGGGCACGACGGTAATCGCGCCCGTACTCCGGGAAGTGGTCGTGGATACGTGTCCCGTTCTGGCGCAGGCGCTTGCGCAATGCCTTGAGCTCCGGACCGAAGTCGGTGAAGTCGGCGGTGATGTCGAGGGCACGGTCAGCGACGGTGAAGAAGCGTTCCGGCTGGCCGTTATCGTGGCGCATGGAGAACACTTGCGCGAGGGTGACCTCCTCGTCGAATCCCTCGTTGACGAAGACGCCGAGGATGACCGAGTAGCTCGACGTCCCGCGCAACGCGACCGGCCGCGAACTCCCGGTCACCTCGTTGCGTTCGGACTTGTAGTAGCCCAGCACATACGAGCGCAGGTCACGCTCGCGGATGTCGGCGCCGGCGGCCTTGTTGTAGGCGACGCGATTGGCGGGCAGGAGCAATGTGGTCAGCGCGTCGACGAGAGTGGATTTACCCGAACCGATGTCGCCGGTGAGCAGGCCGTTGCGGCCGTCCAGCGACAGCGTCCACACGCGACCGTCGAAGGTGCCCCAATTGAGCACCTGAAAGCGGTGTAGCCGAAAGCCGGTGAGGGCGTCGGAGTCGTGGAGGTCGGTGGTGGAGAACAATGCGG is part of the Gordonia bronchialis DSM 43247 genome and encodes:
- a CDS encoding IS256 family transposase, whose product is MSMALDDKQQGHDDHQLPELAEPRSTAEVAEALAASGMVDELLAQIDTGQVQITGDGGLIPGLIKLALERGLKAELTDHLGYDKGDPAGRELPNARNGSTPKTVASEAGPVELNVPRDRDGTFTPRLVPKGSRRLGGLDDIIISLYAGGMTLRDIQHHLASTIGTDLSHETISKICDEVLDAVDEWQNRPLEALYPVIYLDALVVKVKDGAHVRNKHAHIAIGVDMAGIKHVLGIWIQAEEGARFWAGVCANLANRGVKDVLVVCCDGLTGFPEAIEATWPLATVQTCVVHLIRNAMRFVNYKDRKEVARAIKPIYTAPDVEVARLEWEAFRDSELGVKYPSAAQAFDRAWDRFIPFLAFPPELRKVIYTTNSIESLNYQLRKVIKNRGHFPNDVAVRKLLWLAICDIEDKRARQREKERGKPAATRKAPGRLVEGQVVTNWKQALGQLALAYPDRIEPHLT
- a CDS encoding DUF3322 domain-containing protein, with amino-acid sequence MTSATGPAWTAPTDVLTRLRRRWDRGDYLRARALGEPFTPIDMAIRGPRPGELGERYDEVAAWARAWHDTARSPHLRVTMKSVGGKKFGVTTLPDRVIIETIDHLARLLGTTAQISRHDEMLAAVSDQSKVRDWVATKPGRALAHHDDWPSIVAALRWLATNAGSGRRLREIDEPGVDTKFIETHQRILLELGALVVEPDLVTPSAKSIAGRFGFATGHLRVRFRLLDQQCRTPTPGFDDIEVRADDLARSPIDVEKVIVVENLATYLSFPATPRSALIFGGGYAASVIGSLRWLREREVLYWGDLDTHGFAILDRVRVTVPHARSILMDRVTLLAHRERWVTEPAPVDRRLPNLTDDEASVYRDLVEDAFGPSVRLEQERIPMAVVELVKMFV
- a CDS encoding ATP-binding protein translates to MTALFSTTDLHDSDALTGFRLHRFQVLNWGTFDGRVWTLSLDGRNGLLTGDIGSGKSTLVDALTTLLLPANRVAYNKAAGADIRERDLRSYVLGYYKSERNEVTGSSRPVALRGTSSYSVILGVFVNEGFDEEVTLAQVFSMRHDNGQPERFFTVADRALDITADFTDFGPELKALRKRLRQNGTRIHDHFPEYGRDYRRALAIKSEQAMELFHQTVSMKAVGNLNSFVREHMLESFDSSSWVDTLVTHFQDLTAAHDAVVLARTQLAELEPLLADHDRYAEHTAKVDELRSRRDALRFYFAQRRESLLEAEISGHEAALGAAHSDLDEVDASLTVLRTRLDELRLEQAGLGGNEIATLEQRITEAGQQRDERQRQYDRFSGFLTDADLPTVTDRAQFDQRVRDIEGLTTELDTEVTERRNAVTELSVDRRQLDVDGRKLAEEIASLRGRTSNIPDRNLRIRQMICEGTGIAAEDLPFVGELIGIRDDETRWEGAAERVLRGFGLSLLVSGDCYDPVSQWINDNHLGGRVVYFKVPPRTSMQGVTTPPPPALAHKLDIKDGPFYDWLERKLYERARHVCAETLDEFRREEFAVTTAGQIRSGGGRHEKDDSHRVDDRRNYVLGWRNEQKIAALLAEGQRIQNDLNRIDGQIDEHTRRLGVLQRRRAALDKLTVFTSFDMVDWMSVATRVADLQRRKAELEQSSHELARVTAEIERTVTHIDESGVRRDELRDTIARLTVARDDAVDARTAAAAILADDGFADATVHFAGIDAGLDPTTTLSLQNCAAIESTLSSKLTSEAEQHQGRASNLATRVVNQMSVFKRNHPVLTTEMDADIAAAGEFRSLQQRLADDDLPRFEAEFKNYLNTNAIRDIAIFSAQLGKKVQQIHDKIDTINDSLAGIEYNPGRYIRLEATLSPNAEIREFRDELRRCSDGSFDADADDHYAEEKFLLVKSLVERFRGREGYTDIDRKWTAFVTDVRNWVTFAASERTVADDTEFENYTDSDGKSGGQKEKLAYTILAASLAYQFDLKWGVHTSRDFRFVVIDEAFGRGSDESARYALSLFKRLGLQLLIVTPLTKIYTIEPFVSAVGYVENRSGAQSQLQCLSIEEYRERKRVRDMISMVDESGTG